A genomic stretch from Anaerolinea thermophila UNI-1 includes:
- the mobA gene encoding molybdenum cofactor guanylyltransferase, giving the protein MNERFTVVIQAGGESRRMGEDKALLSFLGEPLIARVLRRIQPIADEIIVVARQPETLAFLGVKVVSDLLPGVGALGGLHTALAVAGNPLVGVAACDMPFVSPEILKVACRRLQESGADAVIPLLEEGWEPLHAVYRRETCLPLVERAIQRGERRLISWHSEARILPLAEDEICLLDAHLQAFLNINTPEDLRLAEALAREEEQSGAG; this is encoded by the coding sequence GTGAACGAACGATTCACGGTGGTGATTCAGGCGGGCGGCGAATCGCGCCGCATGGGAGAGGACAAAGCCCTGCTGTCCTTTCTGGGCGAGCCTTTAATTGCGCGCGTCCTGCGCCGCATCCAGCCAATTGCCGACGAAATCATCGTGGTTGCCCGTCAGCCGGAAACGCTGGCGTTTCTGGGCGTGAAGGTGGTCTCCGACCTTCTGCCGGGGGTGGGCGCGCTGGGCGGACTGCATACCGCGCTGGCGGTTGCCGGGAATCCGCTGGTGGGGGTGGCGGCGTGCGATATGCCCTTTGTCAGCCCCGAGATTTTGAAGGTTGCCTGCCGGCGCCTGCAGGAAAGCGGCGCCGATGCGGTCATCCCCTTGCTGGAAGAGGGTTGGGAGCCTCTGCATGCCGTTTACCGGCGGGAGACCTGCCTGCCGCTGGTGGAGCGCGCCATTCAGCGCGGCGAGCGGCGTCTGATTTCCTGGCACAGCGAAGCCCGCATCCTGCCCCTCGCTGAGGATGAAATCTGCCTTTTGGATGCCCATCTGCAGGCGTTTTTGAACATCAACACCCCCGAAGACCTGCGCCTTGCCGAAGCCCTGGCAAGGGAAGAGGAACAGTCTGGCGCAGGCTGA
- the fdhF gene encoding formate dehydrogenase subunit alpha, whose translation MMVTLTIDGKTIQVPEGTTVLEAAEQLGITIPTLCYHKDLSPYGGCRLCVVEVKGARTPLASCTLTVSEGMEVKTQSPGLEASRRMVLELLLSNYHDAGYAANDGRFNELEHWASAHGLDVKYLQAKAPRFEINSDPSPAIWVDLNKCILCTRCIRACAEVQGRFVWGLAERGFDSHIVAGSGEPLLEARCESCGACVAYCPTGALDNKPSVGKGKAEKVVTTTCTYCGVGCQFDLNVKDGKILRVTSNPNAPVNGMRLCVKGRYGYQFVHHPQRLTRPLVRQYLLEGKPRPAGADRGPWVEVDWDTALNLTAQKLDDARLQFGADSVGILASAKCTNEENYLMNKLARQVIGTNNIDHCARLCHSSTVAGLALAYGSGAMSNTMKDVAEQSQALFVIGSNTTEQHPVFGTMLRQAVLRRGVKLIVADPRRIDLCEFATLHLQQRPGTDIALLNGLMYIILEKGWADEAFIAERTENFDAFRENLKDYPPEKVAEITGVPVEQLYAAAEIMGTHKPMAVIWAMGITQHIVGVQNVLSLANLQMLLGNMGIPGGGVNPLRGQNNVQGACDMGGLPDVYPGYQKVTLDEARQRFEQAWGASLSPNLGMTVTEMIPAACEGKIKAMLIMGENPVMSDPDSNHVRHCLERLDFMALIEIFPSETSVYADVLLPAVTFAEKDGTFTNTERRIQRVRQAIDPIGEARPDWIILSGLAKRILQRGNRKIDASAPFAGWEYTSPAQIMDEVAAVTPIYAGVDYERLDRGESLQWPVRGKDHPGTPILHVGQFTRGRGKFHPTVHVPPADQPDGQFPMILTTGRVLYHWHGGEMTRRAETLMAIYDRPLVEISPEDAEALGVNGNRRLRLTSRRGSIEAEAWVTDRVPPGLLHANFHFPESPTNELTIAALDPISKIPDFKVTAVRVELVKEPEKV comes from the coding sequence ATGATGGTGACCCTGACCATTGACGGGAAAACCATTCAGGTGCCCGAAGGCACCACCGTGCTGGAAGCCGCCGAGCAACTGGGGATAACCATCCCCACGTTGTGCTACCACAAGGACTTAAGCCCCTACGGCGGATGCCGTCTGTGCGTGGTGGAGGTCAAGGGGGCGCGCACTCCGCTGGCATCCTGCACGCTGACGGTGAGCGAAGGCATGGAGGTCAAAACCCAATCGCCCGGTCTGGAAGCCAGCCGCCGCATGGTGCTGGAACTTCTGCTCTCCAACTACCACGACGCCGGGTATGCCGCCAATGATGGGCGCTTTAACGAACTGGAACACTGGGCAAGCGCGCATGGTCTGGACGTCAAGTACTTGCAAGCCAAAGCCCCGCGCTTTGAAATCAACAGCGACCCCAGCCCGGCAATCTGGGTGGATCTGAACAAGTGCATCCTGTGCACCCGCTGTATCCGCGCCTGTGCCGAAGTGCAGGGACGCTTCGTGTGGGGATTAGCCGAGCGCGGGTTTGATTCGCACATCGTGGCAGGCTCGGGTGAGCCATTGCTGGAAGCGCGCTGTGAGTCCTGCGGCGCCTGCGTGGCGTACTGCCCCACCGGTGCGCTGGACAACAAGCCTTCGGTAGGCAAGGGCAAAGCCGAAAAAGTGGTCACCACCACCTGCACCTACTGCGGGGTAGGCTGTCAGTTTGACCTGAACGTGAAAGACGGCAAAATTCTGCGCGTCACGTCCAACCCCAACGCGCCGGTCAACGGCATGCGCCTGTGCGTCAAGGGGCGCTACGGCTATCAGTTTGTGCATCATCCTCAGCGGCTGACGCGCCCGCTGGTGCGCCAGTACCTGCTGGAAGGCAAGCCCCGCCCGGCAGGCGCCGACCGCGGACCCTGGGTGGAAGTGGATTGGGACACCGCGCTCAACCTGACGGCACAAAAACTGGATGATGCTCGTCTGCAGTTTGGCGCCGACAGCGTGGGTATTCTGGCTTCGGCAAAATGCACCAACGAAGAGAATTACCTGATGAACAAACTGGCGCGCCAGGTCATCGGCACCAACAACATTGACCACTGCGCCCGCCTGTGCCACTCCAGCACGGTCGCCGGGCTGGCACTGGCGTACGGCTCCGGCGCGATGAGCAACACCATGAAAGACGTTGCCGAGCAGTCGCAGGCCCTGTTTGTGATTGGTTCGAATACCACCGAACAGCATCCCGTGTTCGGCACCATGCTCCGTCAGGCGGTTCTGCGCCGCGGGGTGAAACTCATCGTTGCCGACCCGCGCAGGATTGATCTGTGCGAGTTTGCCACCCTGCATCTGCAACAGCGCCCCGGTACCGATATTGCCCTGCTGAACGGCTTGATGTACATCATCCTCGAAAAAGGCTGGGCGGATGAAGCCTTTATCGCCGAGCGTACCGAGAACTTCGATGCCTTCCGCGAGAATCTCAAAGACTACCCGCCCGAAAAGGTTGCCGAAATCACCGGTGTGCCGGTGGAGCAACTCTACGCGGCGGCGGAGATTATGGGTACGCACAAGCCCATGGCGGTCATCTGGGCGATGGGCATCACCCAGCACATTGTCGGCGTGCAGAATGTGCTTTCGCTGGCAAACCTGCAGATGCTGTTGGGCAACATGGGCATCCCCGGCGGCGGTGTCAACCCTCTGCGCGGACAGAACAACGTGCAGGGCGCCTGCGATATGGGCGGTCTGCCCGATGTGTACCCCGGCTATCAGAAGGTTACCCTCGATGAAGCCCGCCAGCGCTTTGAGCAAGCCTGGGGCGCCAGCCTCTCGCCCAATCTGGGCATGACCGTTACCGAGATGATTCCGGCGGCGTGCGAGGGCAAAATCAAAGCCATGCTCATTATGGGCGAAAATCCGGTGATGAGCGATCCCGACTCCAATCACGTGCGCCACTGCCTGGAACGCCTGGACTTCATGGCGCTGATAGAAATCTTCCCTTCCGAAACCTCGGTCTATGCCGATGTGCTGTTACCGGCGGTGACCTTTGCCGAGAAGGACGGCACCTTCACCAACACCGAGCGGCGCATCCAGCGCGTGCGCCAAGCCATTGACCCCATCGGCGAAGCCCGCCCCGACTGGATCATCCTGAGCGGCCTGGCAAAGCGCATCCTTCAGCGCGGCAACCGTAAGATTGATGCCAGCGCGCCCTTTGCCGGCTGGGAGTACACCTCTCCCGCTCAAATCATGGACGAAGTGGCGGCGGTCACGCCCATCTACGCCGGCGTGGACTACGAGCGCCTGGATCGCGGCGAGAGCCTGCAATGGCCTGTACGCGGGAAGGATCACCCCGGCACGCCCATCCTGCACGTGGGGCAGTTCACCCGCGGCAGGGGCAAGTTCCATCCCACGGTACACGTCCCGCCCGCCGACCAGCCCGATGGACAGTTCCCGATGATTCTGACCACCGGGCGCGTGCTGTACCACTGGCACGGCGGCGAGATGACCCGCCGCGCCGAAACCCTGATGGCAATTTACGACCGCCCGCTAGTGGAGATCAGCCCGGAAGACGCCGAGGCGCTGGGTGTCAACGGCAACCGCCGTCTGCGCCTCACCTCGCGGCGCGGGAGCATCGAAGCCGAAGCCTGGGTCACCGACCGCGTGCCGCCGGGCTTACTGCACGCCAACTTCCACTTCCCCGAGTCGCCCACCAACGAGTTGACCATCGCCGCCCTCGATCCCATCTCCAAGATTCCCGATTTCAAGGTGACGGCGGTGCGGGTGGAACTGGTGAAAGAGCCGGAGAAGGTGTAA
- the focA gene encoding formate transporter FocA: MLTNGEISLDALLPPEMAKKAEAIGVKKASLDLLSMFALAVLAGAFIAMGAIFSTTVSAGSTLPYGVTRLLAGLAFSLGLTLVVVGGAELFTGNVLILMAFANGKVSFGALLRNWLVVYLGNFVGSLATAGLVFLSKQYTFGNGVVGLTALNIANSKSALEFVPAVALGILCNALVCLAVWLTYSARTTTDKILAILPPITAFVAAGFEHSIANMYFIPLGLFIKNWAPASFWGLKALEEAGKTAGSFTALTWGNFFVNNLIPVTLGNIIGGGVLVGLVYWFVYLRGHKG, from the coding sequence ATGTTGACGAACGGCGAGATCAGTCTGGATGCCTTACTGCCCCCTGAAATGGCAAAGAAAGCCGAGGCTATCGGCGTCAAAAAAGCCAGTCTGGATTTGCTTTCCATGTTTGCGCTGGCAGTGCTGGCGGGCGCGTTTATCGCCATGGGCGCCATCTTTTCCACCACTGTCTCCGCTGGCTCTACCCTGCCTTACGGCGTAACCCGTTTGCTGGCGGGGTTGGCTTTCTCGCTGGGGCTGACGCTGGTGGTGGTGGGCGGCGCAGAACTCTTTACCGGCAATGTGCTCATCCTCATGGCGTTTGCCAACGGCAAGGTTTCGTTCGGCGCGTTACTGCGCAACTGGCTGGTGGTGTACCTGGGTAATTTTGTCGGCTCGCTGGCGACGGCGGGACTGGTCTTCCTCAGCAAGCAGTACACCTTCGGCAACGGCGTGGTGGGGCTGACGGCGCTGAACATCGCCAACAGCAAATCGGCGCTGGAGTTTGTGCCTGCCGTGGCGCTGGGTATTTTATGCAATGCGCTGGTGTGCCTGGCGGTCTGGCTGACCTACAGCGCCCGCACCACCACTGATAAAATCCTCGCCATCCTGCCGCCCATTACCGCCTTCGTCGCCGCGGGGTTTGAACACAGCATTGCCAACATGTACTTCATTCCGCTGGGATTGTTCATCAAAAACTGGGCGCCGGCATCCTTCTGGGGGTTGAAAGCGCTGGAAGAAGCCGGCAAGACGGCTGGCAGTTTCACCGCGCTGACCTGGGGCAATTTCTTCGTCAACAACCTCATCCCCGTGACCCTCGGCAATATCATCGGCGGCGGGGTGCTGGTGGGGCTGGTGTACTGGTTCGTCTATCTGCGCGGACATAAAGGTTAG
- a CDS encoding ATP-binding protein: MNHEWSRQATGAVNIPELIGRQQVLEAVFRAIRDPSQTLHVLYLSGEGGLGKTRLLQHVLDTLRNEPEVVALETLLDLYHVELHTLEGFMKEVVRLLPEEVKSSFDEYEKAYRMLNQLRVHQEGKLTEQQNRVQQAFEKGMQALCGERRVVLMLDTVERAVYPAGEQGEPRLAVVIPWLKDCVGRWKNLTLIFAGRQRADAVWRLFREAYALPKEQAFHIGALSLQESREYLQALERHLRTLGEHFVADRLASLPEEVVERVCRLSEGRPILLSLLADYFSVAERGQLPPVLESAGQAERRDLEEQLVRRFMESGELGETITAIGRAPRGVDAPLLAKLLNIPENEARERLQKIKKFTFIKARVDETYFLHDEMYALVRRQVFDTPDDAVPASRAFAAIKDDVEKRLNRVRQQLDELFAPVLKATSETLKFTELAEAYSARRKWLGFKLFYFLHYDFERGLRHFFRFSQEALRARDVWMDLQLQAELWDFLSTYFSHADDKRLGGAFSKELFQTLLQIHELYHLSIAGENERLEALRQQLERVALEQGWQEHLPIALLALYTVLGDIYSGRGTLEDSAKAEEYFQKAFGVFPEEFQTGWSQGVDESAERLKERFTSVEVWYLKAYQARAMFARAYLMRMRGHLTESIPGYQKAIALLRQINLQVNLATAMNDLGYTQAAQGNWDTAYRLIQDAMNLHQELSAYASMCFDLNALSRAKIMEGYSLAEAIELATRALALSRALGFPRMVGMSCRNLAEAKRRSARSDLLTFSEKKELLRQARDHACEARDAFEEVGEKARLIEAWMEIGCATRDWVKLLVSRIHPDPADSVERLVAESRKAFERAIRLAQEEKLLHKELDSLVNLAWLEYYRLKENEIISEELKEAIQRVEKLIPKPETGEINPEIWVWAGKLYTLKGVVNFHVLKQLDRNRRKEFTAVQQDKEIQHLLEELGENFARGLEESSRYSQNSQGIRNAKQDIYDRLKILNAVELKVLCRKVKSIYPKESALEKFLREVMLWVE; the protein is encoded by the coding sequence ATGAACCACGAATGGAGTCGGCAAGCTACCGGGGCGGTAAACATCCCCGAACTGATTGGACGGCAACAGGTTCTGGAAGCGGTTTTCCGGGCAATTCGTGACCCCAGCCAGACCTTGCATGTGCTGTATCTGTCCGGCGAGGGCGGGTTGGGAAAAACCCGTCTGCTTCAGCACGTGCTGGATACCCTCCGTAATGAACCGGAGGTGGTTGCCCTGGAAACCCTGCTGGATCTGTATCATGTGGAACTGCACACCCTGGAAGGCTTCATGAAAGAAGTGGTGCGTTTGCTTCCTGAGGAGGTCAAGTCTTCTTTTGATGAGTACGAGAAAGCCTACCGGATGCTTAACCAGTTGCGCGTGCATCAGGAGGGCAAACTCACCGAACAACAAAACCGGGTACAGCAAGCCTTTGAGAAAGGCATGCAGGCGCTGTGCGGAGAGCGCCGTGTGGTGTTGATGCTGGACACCGTGGAGCGTGCGGTGTACCCGGCAGGAGAACAGGGCGAACCTCGCCTTGCCGTTGTCATCCCCTGGTTGAAAGATTGTGTGGGGCGGTGGAAAAACCTGACCTTGATTTTTGCCGGGCGCCAACGCGCCGATGCCGTGTGGCGTTTGTTTCGCGAGGCTTACGCTCTTCCAAAAGAGCAGGCATTTCACATTGGGGCGTTATCGCTTCAGGAGAGCCGCGAGTATCTCCAGGCGCTGGAGCGGCATCTTCGAACCCTGGGAGAGCATTTCGTCGCTGACCGGTTAGCCAGCCTGCCGGAGGAGGTCGTTGAGCGAGTGTGCAGACTTTCGGAAGGGCGCCCGATTTTGCTCTCGCTGCTGGCAGATTACTTCTCGGTTGCCGAACGCGGGCAGTTGCCCCCCGTACTGGAGTCCGCCGGGCAGGCTGAGCGCAGGGATCTGGAAGAGCAGTTGGTGCGGCGGTTTATGGAGAGCGGCGAATTGGGCGAGACGATTACCGCCATTGGGCGCGCTCCCCGCGGTGTGGATGCCCCTCTGCTGGCAAAATTGCTGAATATCCCGGAAAACGAAGCCCGGGAACGTTTGCAAAAAATTAAAAAGTTCACTTTCATCAAAGCGCGGGTGGATGAAACCTATTTCCTGCACGACGAGATGTACGCGCTGGTGCGCCGGCAGGTCTTTGACACCCCAGACGATGCCGTTCCAGCAAGCCGAGCCTTTGCGGCGATTAAGGATGATGTGGAAAAACGCTTGAATCGGGTGAGACAACAACTCGATGAACTGTTTGCCCCGGTGCTTAAAGCCACTTCGGAGACGCTGAAGTTTACGGAACTGGCAGAAGCCTACAGCGCCCGCCGCAAATGGTTGGGGTTTAAACTATTTTACTTCCTGCACTATGACTTTGAACGCGGACTGCGTCATTTCTTTCGCTTCTCCCAGGAAGCCCTGCGTGCCCGCGACGTCTGGATGGATTTGCAACTGCAAGCCGAATTGTGGGATTTCTTGAGCACTTACTTTTCCCATGCCGACGATAAACGTCTTGGGGGTGCCTTTTCGAAAGAACTGTTCCAGACGCTTTTGCAAATTCATGAACTCTACCACCTGTCCATCGCCGGGGAGAATGAACGTTTGGAGGCATTGCGTCAGCAACTGGAGCGCGTAGCCTTGGAACAGGGCTGGCAGGAACACCTGCCCATTGCCCTGCTGGCGCTCTACACTGTGCTGGGGGATATTTATAGCGGAAGAGGCACGCTGGAGGATTCGGCAAAAGCAGAGGAATACTTCCAGAAAGCCTTTGGAGTCTTCCCGGAGGAATTCCAGACGGGATGGAGCCAGGGAGTGGATGAATCTGCCGAGCGGCTCAAGGAGCGCTTCACCTCTGTTGAAGTTTGGTATTTGAAAGCCTATCAGGCGCGGGCGATGTTTGCCAGGGCCTACCTGATGCGCATGAGAGGGCATCTGACAGAAAGTATCCCCGGATACCAGAAAGCCATTGCCCTGTTGCGGCAGATTAACTTGCAGGTGAATCTTGCCACTGCCATGAATGATTTGGGGTACACCCAGGCCGCCCAGGGTAATTGGGATACTGCATATCGCCTGATTCAGGATGCTATGAATCTGCATCAGGAGTTAAGCGCGTATGCCTCAATGTGTTTTGACCTCAATGCGCTTTCCAGAGCCAAAATTATGGAGGGCTATTCGCTGGCAGAAGCCATCGAACTGGCAACCCGCGCGTTGGCGCTCTCGCGCGCCCTGGGGTTTCCCCGCATGGTGGGGATGTCCTGCCGCAATCTGGCGGAAGCCAAGCGCCGTTCTGCGCGCAGTGATCTGCTTACTTTCTCGGAGAAAAAAGAGTTGCTCCGCCAGGCGCGCGACCACGCCTGCGAAGCCCGCGACGCTTTCGAAGAAGTTGGCGAAAAAGCCCGTCTGATCGAAGCCTGGATGGAAATCGGCTGTGCTACGCGCGATTGGGTAAAACTGCTCGTCAGCCGTATCCATCCCGACCCGGCGGATTCGGTGGAACGATTGGTTGCCGAAAGCCGTAAAGCGTTTGAGAGGGCAATCCGTCTGGCACAGGAGGAAAAATTACTGCACAAAGAACTGGACAGCCTGGTCAACCTGGCGTGGCTGGAGTACTACCGTCTGAAGGAAAATGAAATAATTTCTGAGGAGTTGAAAGAAGCCATTCAAAGAGTGGAAAAACTTATTCCCAAACCCGAAACGGGAGAAATTAATCCCGAAATCTGGGTGTGGGCGGGAAAACTGTATACTCTCAAGGGGGTGGTGAATTTTCACGTCTTGAAACAATTGGACCGCAACAGACGAAAAGAGTTCACTGCCGTGCAACAAGACAAGGAGATTCAGCACCTTCTGGAAGAATTGGGAGAAAATTTTGCCAGAGGGCTTGAGGAAAGTTCCCGCTACTCTCAAAATTCGCAGGGCATCCGCAACGCCAAGCAGGATATCTATGACCGCTTGAAAATCCTGAACGCCGTCGAACTCAAGGTACTGTGTCGAAAAGTGAAATCCATCTATCCCAAAGAGAGTGCGCTGGAGAAATTCCTGCGCGAGGTGATGCTCTGGGTGGAGTAA
- a CDS encoding transposase, translating to MARIAYRLAKQALPMYSHAKSPHHFTLPQLGACVLLMFYLNLSYRDMEEWLLASDAVGKELELPRVPDHTTLQRTYAKIRKADWMRMNETLLEEIGRPEEEGVAADSTGFSPGPASSYYQSRSGKAYRHWAKGVYAVGIVSQFILAMQSGWGPGSDAPYLGYLRRKARRFAKRRAWVLLADSGFDGRTVRPQDLIPPVRRGGNLLAPERRARSELVSAARLDGLYGQRWKTETVNSVIKRKFGQAIRSRKRSLQNREPIIKGLVYNIHR from the coding sequence GTGGCGAGGATCGCCTACCGGCTTGCCAAACAAGCATTACCGATGTATTCACATGCCAAGAGTCCCCATCACTTCACGTTGCCGCAGTTGGGGGCCTGTGTTTTGTTGATGTTCTACCTGAATCTCAGCTATCGCGACATGGAAGAATGGCTGCTGGCAAGCGATGCGGTTGGTAAGGAGCTGGAATTACCGCGTGTTCCCGATCATACGACCCTGCAACGTACCTACGCCAAGATACGCAAAGCGGATTGGATGCGCATGAACGAGACCTTGCTCGAGGAAATCGGACGGCCTGAAGAAGAAGGGGTGGCTGCCGATAGTACCGGCTTCTCACCCGGCCCGGCCAGTTCTTACTACCAAAGCCGTTCGGGAAAAGCCTATCGCCACTGGGCGAAGGGCGTTTATGCCGTTGGAATTGTCTCGCAATTCATCCTTGCGATGCAATCCGGCTGGGGTCCAGGTAGCGATGCCCCTTATCTGGGCTATCTGCGCCGCAAAGCCAGGCGGTTTGCCAAACGTCGGGCTTGGGTCTTGCTGGCCGATTCAGGGTTCGATGGTCGGACTGTCCGGCCTCAAGACTTGATTCCACCCGTTCGGCGAGGTGGAAATTTGCTGGCCCCTGAACGACGAGCAAGAAGCGAGCTTGTCTCTGCGGCTCGCCTGGATGGTCTCTATGGTCAACGCTGGAAGACCGAAACCGTGAATTCGGTCATCAAGCGCAAATTCGGGCAAGCCATCCGCTCGCGGAAACGCAGCCTGCAAAACCGAGAACCGATTATCAAAGGACTGGTCTACAACATACACCGCTAG
- a CDS encoding endonuclease MutS2: MDEKTLHILEYPKILERLAGYAAFSASAQMARNLRPTRRLEEAQRLQKITSEARLLLSLNSEIGVGGASDIRPLVERAARHGVLEPAELLAIKDTLISARTIARSLERKESTFPLLAEIAAPLVPPPGLIETISRVVSERGEILDSASETLARLRREVKVAFERLMTRLEHMVNDPRIAPMLQDSLITQRNGRYVIPLRAEFKGQVRSIIHDQSSSGATLFVEPLAVVDLNNEWHELQLRVRDEERRILAELSDQVGAHFEALAALTEALARFDFALACAKYAEDLRASEPVLVRYRHPARPDHPGSTIRLIQARHPLLDPQTVVPIDVDLDEDTFCVVITGPNTGGKTVTLKTVGLLALMAQSGLHIPARSGSELSVFENVFADIGDEQSIEQSLSTFSGHIKNISRILRRANTHTLVLFDELGAGTDPQEGAALARAILAHMVEKRIPCLIATHYPELKIFAHNTPGVINASMEFDLNTLRPTYHLTLGLPGRSNALAIASRLGLDPVIIEKARAEISPEELRAENLLNEIHRQRDAARRARERAEKEQREVERLRAELAARLEKIEEERQRLLEKVREEAEQEAEALRREVEEVRRQLMRARQPLEALQPLREKSEALVENARTALVSTPAAGETTLPPQHPFRAGDKVRVRSLGMQGVITALGEEDAEVQVGNLRVRARLSDLQKPGQKDAAEPAAPVKAAARGRTTLKTAAPAEVSVYYPSPGMEIDLRGQLAEDALDALERYLEAAVLAGLPFVRIIHGKGTGKLRQVIRQALDASPHVKSHSPGEDREGGEGVTIARLKVD; this comes from the coding sequence ATGGACGAGAAGACTCTGCACATCTTAGAGTACCCCAAGATTCTGGAGCGCCTGGCGGGATACGCCGCCTTCAGCGCTTCGGCGCAGATGGCGCGCAACCTGCGCCCCACCCGCCGCCTGGAAGAAGCCCAGCGCCTGCAAAAAATCACCAGCGAAGCCCGCCTTCTGCTCAGCCTGAACAGTGAAATCGGCGTGGGCGGCGCTTCGGATATCCGTCCGCTGGTGGAGCGCGCCGCCCGCCACGGGGTGCTCGAACCCGCTGAACTTCTCGCCATCAAGGACACGCTCATCTCGGCGCGCACCATCGCCCGCAGTCTGGAGCGCAAGGAAAGCACCTTCCCCCTGCTGGCGGAGATTGCCGCGCCGCTCGTCCCGCCCCCCGGACTGATTGAAACCATCTCGCGCGTGGTCTCCGAGCGCGGCGAAATCCTCGACAGCGCCTCTGAGACGCTTGCCCGCCTGCGCCGCGAGGTCAAGGTGGCTTTTGAGCGCCTGATGACCCGCCTGGAGCACATGGTCAACGACCCCAGGATTGCCCCCATGCTTCAGGACAGCCTCATCACCCAGCGCAACGGACGCTACGTCATCCCCCTGCGGGCAGAGTTCAAGGGACAGGTGCGCTCCATCATCCACGATCAATCCTCGTCCGGCGCCACCCTTTTCGTTGAGCCGCTGGCGGTGGTAGACTTAAACAACGAATGGCACGAACTGCAACTGCGCGTGCGGGATGAAGAACGGCGCATCCTGGCGGAACTTTCCGACCAGGTGGGCGCGCACTTCGAAGCGCTGGCGGCGCTCACCGAAGCCCTGGCGCGCTTTGATTTTGCCCTGGCGTGCGCCAAGTACGCTGAAGACCTGCGAGCCAGCGAACCCGTACTGGTGCGCTACCGCCATCCTGCCCGCCCCGACCATCCCGGAAGCACCATCCGCCTGATTCAGGCGCGCCACCCCCTGCTGGACCCGCAGACGGTAGTGCCCATTGACGTGGACCTCGACGAGGACACCTTCTGCGTGGTCATCACCGGACCCAATACCGGCGGCAAGACCGTCACCCTGAAGACGGTGGGCTTGCTGGCGCTGATGGCTCAGTCGGGCTTGCACATCCCCGCCCGCTCCGGCTCGGAGTTGAGCGTCTTCGAAAACGTCTTTGCCGATATCGGCGATGAGCAGTCCATCGAGCAGTCGCTCTCCACCTTCAGCGGGCATATTAAGAACATCTCCCGCATCCTGCGGCGCGCCAACACGCATACCCTGGTGCTGTTTGACGAACTGGGCGCCGGCACCGACCCGCAGGAAGGCGCGGCGCTGGCGCGCGCCATCCTTGCCCACATGGTGGAAAAGCGCATCCCCTGCCTGATCGCCACCCACTACCCGGAACTGAAAATCTTCGCCCACAACACCCCGGGAGTGATCAACGCCAGCATGGAGTTTGACCTGAACACCCTGCGCCCCACCTATCACCTGACGCTGGGACTGCCGGGACGCTCCAACGCCCTGGCAATTGCCTCGCGCCTGGGGTTAGACCCGGTCATCATTGAGAAAGCCCGCGCCGAAATCAGCCCCGAAGAACTGCGCGCCGAGAACCTGCTCAACGAAATCCACCGCCAGCGGGATGCCGCCCGCCGCGCCCGCGAACGCGCCGAGAAGGAACAGCGCGAGGTGGAGCGCCTGCGCGCCGAACTGGCGGCTCGGCTGGAAAAAATTGAGGAAGAACGCCAGCGCCTGCTGGAAAAGGTGCGCGAAGAAGCCGAGCAGGAAGCCGAAGCCCTGCGCCGCGAAGTCGAAGAGGTGCGCCGCCAGTTGATGCGCGCCCGCCAGCCGCTGGAAGCCCTTCAGCCCCTGCGCGAGAAGAGCGAAGCCCTGGTGGAGAACGCCCGCACCGCGCTGGTCTCCACCCCCGCCGCGGGCGAAACGACACTTCCCCCTCAGCACCCCTTCCGCGCCGGCGATAAGGTGCGCGTGCGCTCGCTGGGCATGCAGGGGGTCATCACCGCGCTGGGCGAGGAAGACGCCGAAGTGCAGGTGGGCAACCTGCGCGTGCGCGCCCGCCTCAGCGACCTGCAAAAGCCCGGGCAGAAGGACGCCGCCGAACCCGCCGCGCCCGTCAAAGCCGCCGCGCGCGGACGCACCACCCTCAAAACCGCCGCCCCCGCCGAAGTCAGCGTGTACTACCCCTCACCGGGCATGGAGATTGACCTGCGCGGTCAACTGGCTGAGGACGCGCTGGACGCGCTGGAGCGCTACCTGGAAGCGGCAGTGCTGGCAGGCTTACCCTTTGTGCGCATCATCCACGGCAAAGGCACCGGCAAACTGCGTCAGGTCATCCGCCAGGCGCTGGACGCCTCACCCCATGTGAAGAGCCACAGCCCGGGCGAAGACCGCGAAGGCGGCGAGGGCGTGACCATTGCCCGCCTCAAAGTGGATTGA